The segment GCCGCATTCTGCACACTCTGGCGAGTTACCAGGCAAGTTCCTTCGAGTTGGGCCAGCAGATTGCTGATCTTCAAAGGATATCCATTGAGGGCGACGTTACGGCCGTAAGGACAAGTGGCTGTCTTCATGCCAACCAAGGTTGTCGGAGCCATCTGTCCGCCTGTCATACCATAAATGGCGTTGTTGACAAAGATGATCACGATGTTCTCGCCGCGGTTGGCCGCATGGATTGTCTCGGCCGTACCGATGGCAGCCAGGTCGCCGTCACCCTGATACGTAAATACCATCTTCGACGGGTTCAGACGTTTGATGGCAGTAGCGATGGCAGGCGCACGTCCGTGGGCGGCTTCTTCCCAGTCGATATCCAAATAATTGTAGGCAAACACAGCGCAGCCTACTGGAGACACACCAATGGTCTTGTCTTCCATACCCATTTCGGCAATCACTTCGGCAATAAGCTTGTGGATGACACCGTGGCTGCAACCGGGGCAGTAGTGCATCGGATTGTCGTTCATTAACTTGGGCTTTTCATAAACCAAGTTTTCCGGTTTTATGATTTCGTTTATTTCCATAATCAATCCAGCTTCTTCTTCTTCTTTAGTAAAAATATCTTAGTATGTATTGCACAATCCGGATCGCAACGGCGATACCTCCGACGACGAGCACTTCGGTCCGATAGGCTGCGCCCAGAAAGAAACATACCACTGTTCCTATTGCCAGCAACATGAACAACAGGGTCAGTATTTCATCTAATTTGCTTCCTCTCATCATGGCTCTTATCCGATGATTTTCTCTTTCAGAGCTTCCAATACTTCATTCGGTGTAAACACGATTCCGCCCAAACGGCCGAAGTGTTCTACCTTTACACGACATTCAACGGCCAGGCGGACGTCTTCAACCATCTGACCGGCATTCAGCTCAACTGAAAGGATGCCTTTTACCTTGTCGGCATAACGGCCAATCTCTTTCTTCGGGAACGGCCACAGGGTAATCGGGCGGAGCAGTCCGAGCTTGATTCCTTCGGCACGGGCCAGCTCAACCGCTTTCTGGCAGATACGGGCCGACGAACCGAATGCCACGAGCAGATATTCGGCATCTTCGCACATGAATTCTTCGTAGCGTACTTCGTTTTCTTCTATTTTCCGGTATTTAGCCTGGAAACGGATGTTGTTCTCTTCCATGCGGGCCGGATCAAGTTCCAGTGAAGTGATGATGTTCGGCTTGCGGTTGGCCTTTCTGCCTTGGGCAGCCCACGGACATTCGGCGATGATTTCTTCTTCGGTGCGGCGCGGATGGAAAGGAGGGAGCACTACTTTCTCCATCATCTGACCTACGATTCCGTCGGCCAGAATAATAGCCGGATTCCGGTACTTGAAAGCTAATTCGAAACCTAACCCTACGAAGTCGGCCATTTCCTGTACCGACGAAGGAGCCAGTGCGATCAGCCGGTAGTCACCATGACCGCCGCCTTTTACTGTCTGGAAATAATCAGCCTGACTTGGCTGGATGGTTCCTAAACCCGGACCACCACGCATGACGTTTACAATCAGACAAGGAAGTTCGGCGCCTGCCAGGTAAGAAATACCTTCCTGCTTCAGGCTGACACCCGGACTCGACGATGATGTCATGACTCTTTTACCAGTTCCGGCTCCACCATATACCATATTGATGGCGGCCACTTCACTCTCTGCCTGCAAAACCACCATACCGGTTGTTTCCCATGGCATTTCGGCCATGAGGGTTTCCAGGACTTCAGACTGCGGCGTGATCGGATAACCGAAGTATCCGTCTACACCATAGCGTATAGCTGCACGGGCGATTGCCTCGTTGCCTTTCATCAGTTTTATTTCTTCAGCCATAGGTCAATCA is part of the Parabacteroides sp. AD58 genome and harbors:
- a CDS encoding thiamine pyrophosphate-dependent enzyme, which gives rise to MEINEIIKPENLVYEKPKLMNDNPMHYCPGCSHGVIHKLIAEVIAEMGMEDKTIGVSPVGCAVFAYNYLDIDWEEAAHGRAPAIATAIKRLNPSKMVFTYQGDGDLAAIGTAETIHAANRGENIVIIFVNNAIYGMTGGQMAPTTLVGMKTATCPYGRNVALNGYPLKISNLLAQLEGTCLVTRQSVQNAAAVRKAKKMLRKAFENSMAGKGTSVVEFVSTCSSGWKMTPEQANKWMEENMFPFYPLGDLKNVE
- a CDS encoding 3-methyl-2-oxobutanoate dehydrogenase subunit VorB; its protein translation is MAEEIKLMKGNEAIARAAIRYGVDGYFGYPITPQSEVLETLMAEMPWETTGMVVLQAESEVAAINMVYGGAGTGKRVMTSSSSPGVSLKQEGISYLAGAELPCLIVNVMRGGPGLGTIQPSQADYFQTVKGGGHGDYRLIALAPSSVQEMADFVGLGFELAFKYRNPAIILADGIVGQMMEKVVLPPFHPRRTEEEIIAECPWAAQGRKANRKPNIITSLELDPARMEENNIRFQAKYRKIEENEVRYEEFMCEDAEYLLVAFGSSARICQKAVELARAEGIKLGLLRPITLWPFPKKEIGRYADKVKGILSVELNAGQMVEDVRLAVECRVKVEHFGRLGGIVFTPNEVLEALKEKIIG